A region of Chloroflexota bacterium DNA encodes the following proteins:
- a CDS encoding HAMP domain-containing protein, producing the protein VISLLYPLLYIFSSILTMGGSLAVRLDYALEYVRPATLAVISPVLIAAVMAQFAKLAFPEQWGGQPPWRPSPSESSLEARFTYTLLPLLALLLLVFVIGDWIIAGNAAREMLQSRMAAATEVAADGVPFLLNTGQNLILQIAQEIDLQDVDDEQLQHKLSVGYQSTPFFHQLYILDTEKKPLTGYPAQEYEKLPQTVEELLGIELAFDGIPVQVYIIPDPEGLNATQISFIAAIFDDEQIVQGALLGRTDFSSNPFAQAIFTNLNSTADLDGVGLLADENGQILYQSVTSWRYQRYSGQISDSPIFYDDSAPDGTHHLIYVRPTIGRPWFTVMMVPAREAQQLALNIAAPVLGMIFLLVSIAAILIRLSLRMVTSSLKSLTTEAERIAQGQLDHVLKPAGADEAGRLRSAFEKMRLSLKARLDELNRLLLVSQGVASHLNISEALQPIITSALTVGVSSARIVLSPEIVPDSGMKDEIPSRYGAGKDTQLFSYFDDQILALMQTHPKDQILLTNPIRTPLLSFGTGAPRLGSMMAITLRHERQYYGVLWLGNDAPHIFADEEVQFLSTLAGQAAMAAANARLFMTAEFERERLSAILASTPDPVLVTDFHDRLLLINERAWQTLNLDGKASIGKPVAEVVQQPELADLLCLSHDIQDSVEVEVPDGRVFMATASTIRVDDHNIGRVCVLKDITHFKELDALKSDFVSTVSHDLRSPLTLMRGYATMLEMVGDLNQQQDEYVRKIIIGVENITMLVTNLLDLGRIEAGVGLQVEKLLVRDIVDWVVDAFQLQATQKRIELRANIAEESTPLIDADQALLQQALHNLVENAIKYTPDGGKVTVQVQQRNQALLFSVQDTGIGISPVDQPLLFEKFYRSSERKAKSQRGTGLGLAIVKSIVERHGGNINVESKLGGGSIFYFEIPLRQEASE; encoded by the coding sequence TAGCCGCAGTGATGGCTCAGTTTGCCAAATTGGCTTTTCCTGAACAATGGGGCGGGCAGCCCCCGTGGCGACCTTCACCCTCTGAGAGCAGCCTGGAAGCACGTTTTACGTACACATTGCTGCCCCTGCTGGCGCTCTTGTTGCTCGTTTTCGTCATTGGCGATTGGATTATTGCCGGGAATGCTGCCCGCGAGATGTTGCAATCGCGTATGGCTGCCGCTACTGAAGTTGCCGCCGATGGTGTTCCATTTTTATTGAATACAGGGCAGAATCTAATTTTGCAGATTGCTCAAGAAATTGATCTGCAAGATGTTGATGACGAGCAATTGCAGCACAAATTATCGGTGGGGTATCAATCCACACCTTTTTTTCATCAGTTATATATATTAGATACTGAGAAAAAACCACTCACGGGATACCCGGCACAAGAATATGAAAAACTTCCCCAAACGGTAGAGGAATTGCTGGGCATCGAACTGGCATTCGATGGCATTCCGGTGCAGGTGTATATTATTCCTGATCCTGAGGGGCTGAATGCGACGCAAATATCTTTTATTGCTGCTATCTTCGATGATGAACAAATCGTCCAGGGGGCACTTTTGGGGCGTACCGATTTTAGTAGCAATCCCTTCGCACAGGCAATTTTTACGAATTTGAACAGCACCGCCGATTTAGACGGCGTTGGCCTTCTGGCGGATGAAAATGGACAGATTTTATATCAATCTGTAACCAGTTGGCGCTATCAGCGCTATAGTGGACAAATTAGCGATTCCCCGATTTTTTATGATGATTCCGCTCCGGATGGTACACATCATCTCATCTATGTGCGCCCTACCATCGGTCGGCCCTGGTTTACTGTGATGATGGTACCGGCGCGTGAGGCGCAACAATTGGCACTTAATATTGCTGCGCCGGTATTGGGTATGATTTTCTTGTTGGTAAGTATTGCGGCAATATTGATCCGTTTGAGTTTGCGGATGGTCACATCTTCACTAAAATCATTGACCACAGAAGCGGAGCGTATTGCACAAGGGCAATTGGATCATGTACTCAAACCGGCTGGAGCTGATGAGGCTGGGCGCTTGCGCAGTGCCTTTGAAAAAATGCGCCTTAGCTTGAAGGCGCGTCTTGATGAGTTGAATCGTTTGTTGCTGGTTAGCCAGGGGGTGGCCTCGCATCTGAATATTTCCGAAGCGTTACAACCCATTATTACATCAGCTCTTACGGTTGGGGTAAGCTCTGCCCGCATTGTACTATCGCCTGAAATCGTGCCGGATAGCGGCATGAAAGACGAAATTCCATCTCGCTACGGTGCGGGGAAAGATACGCAGCTATTCAGTTATTTTGATGATCAAATTCTGGCGTTGATGCAAACGCATCCCAAAGATCAAATTTTGCTGACGAACCCGATACGTACGCCATTATTGAGTTTTGGCACGGGCGCGCCACGTTTGGGAAGCATGATGGCGATTACCCTGCGCCATGAGCGACAATATTATGGTGTGTTATGGCTGGGGAATGATGCCCCCCACATCTTTGCAGATGAAGAAGTGCAATTCTTGTCAACATTGGCTGGTCAGGCAGCAATGGCTGCGGCAAATGCGCGTCTGTTTATGACGGCCGAATTTGAGCGCGAACGCTTGTCTGCAATTTTGGCATCCACGCCTGATCCTGTGCTGGTAACCGATTTTCACGATCGCCTGTTACTCATTAACGAACGTGCTTGGCAGACTTTGAATCTCGATGGCAAAGCCAGCATTGGCAAACCGGTTGCGGAAGTGGTGCAGCAACCCGAGTTGGCTGATTTATTATGTTTGTCGCATGATATTCAGGATTCTGTTGAAGTAGAAGTGCCCGACGGGCGCGTATTTATGGCGACCGCATCAACCATTCGAGTGGATGACCATAACATCGGGCGAGTTTGTGTCTTGAAAGATATTACCCACTTCAAAGAATTGGACGCACTTAAATCTGACTTTGTTTCAACCGTAAGCCATGATTTGCGCTCTCCGCTGACGCTGATGCGCGGTTATGCAACTATGCTGGAAATGGTGGGGGATCTCAACCAGCAGCAAGACGAATATGTTCGTAAAATCATTATCGGAGTTGAGAATATCACCATGCTGGTGACAAATTTGCTTGATTTGGGTCGTATTGAGGCCGGAGTTGGTTTGCAAGTCGAAAAGTTACTCGTGCGTGATATTGTAGATTGGGTTGTGGATGCTTTTCAACTTCAAGCTACACAAAAGCGCATCGAATTACGCGCCAATATCGCGGAAGAAAGTACCCCCCTCATCGATGCTGATCAAGCCTTGTTGCAACAGGCCCTTCACAATCTGGTTGAAAACGCGATCAAATATACACCGGATGGTGGCAAAGTAACCGTTCAGGTTCAGCAGCGCAATCAGGCCTTATTATTCTCCGTTCAGGATACTGGTATTGGTATTTCGCCGGTGGACCAACCGCTGCTGTTTGAAAAATTCTATCGCAGTTCCGAACGCAAGGCCAAGAGCCAGAGGGGTACGGGTTTGGGGTTGGCGATTGTGAAATCCATTGTTGAACGTCATGGGGGGAATATCAACGTGGAAAGTAAGTTGGGTGGGGGGAGTATCTTTTACTTTGAAATTCCCTTGCGCCAAGAAGCCAGCGAGTAG
- the rpoC gene encoding DNA-directed RNA polymerase subunit beta', whose amino-acid sequence METKGLVSLRIGLASPATIRSWSYGEVLKPETINYRRLRPEKDGLFCEAIFGPQRDWQCYCGKYKNVRYKGIVCDKCGVEVTRASVRRERMGHIELAAPVAHIWYARRLPSHLGLLLDISRRNLDRVLYFAQYVVTYVDEDARQRALKRLEEEYAGGGGDVADDTNTHLEELKQGRDDLLDELSEREEEIKLRYDELIAAELEPIMQKGQQLEMDLQEKVGQTERRAITFPGTDIVIVEAGEEITNQNLGSVQQVVKERLEEIEKDLREQRQRELEHIKLDMARLRAETEQKITGIRSDLEDEIVASRTEYRRMRDELMDLQPLTYMGELRYRELKSRWGQVFQADMGAEAILDILRRLDMDTLVVELRHTLRTSGSKQKRMKATRRLKIAEAFRRSGNKPEWMVMTVLPVIPPDLRPMVQLDGGRFATSDLNDLYRRVINRNNRLKRLLELGAPDVIVRNEKRMLQEAVDSLIDNSQRGKARSRRGRRELKSLSDMLKGKKGRFRRNLLGKRVDYSGRSVIVAGPKLHIHQCGLPKTMALELFRPFVISRLVQNGYATNVKGAKRLIERSRPEVWEALEEAIKERPVLLNRAPTLHRLGIQAFEPILVEGKAIHLHPLVCTAFNADFDGDQMAVHVPLSDKAVVEARTLMLSSRNLLKPASGEPIVSPSKDMVLGVYYLTKTDNRSHKGDGRAFSSFDEVEMVYRLDQVDIPTEIKLYTKTWYDEDGSWLKEPQERLIDTTVGRVLFNRILPDGVHFVNETLEKGGIKDLIADIYEVCGEEATVNAADAIKDIGFSYATRSGFTIAVADITIPANKEEIINKALEEVEVVERNFRRGLLTEQEQHERVIEVWQSTTSKVGSAVREYMDPHGDLATMADSGATKGGFGQLSQLAGMRGLMADPSGRIIPYPIRSNFREGLTSLEYFISSHGARKGLADTALRTADAGYLTRRLVDVAQDLIVNAEECETTNGFTLRRADDVAGQSFGNRLYSRIVAERVIDPNTGEVLLESGDLIDREETRAIVNAGVESVKVYSPLTCEMEHGVCARCYGLDLGRGQMVEIGSAVGIVAAQSIGEPGTQLTLRTFHTGGVAAGTDITTGLPRVEEIFEARKAPKGEAVVSEIAGVVSIEQSERYDDIRIVRVTHSEMTSDVYTIADGWEVVVKDEDEIDRGDAVLVNLENRENILTTEHEGRVRIENGKVIVSREIRDEEEYEIPSNARLTVKEGERVEPGQSLTEGSLNTHDLLRIRGREVTQMYLLAEVQNVYRSQGQNIHDKHFEVIIRKMMSRVVVSNPGDSEYLPGDAVNRQKLLEGNEILLQEGMRPAKYKEILLGITKASLSTDSFLSAASFQHTIRVLTRAAASGDEDPLYGLKENVIIGKLIPAGTGFEHGPFSPKPLIEDYSDLPIASIADEEMDAIEDNLGDDLETEILPSD is encoded by the coding sequence GTGGAAACTAAGGGGCTAGTATCACTTAGAATTGGATTAGCTTCACCAGCTACGATTCGTAGCTGGTCATACGGTGAGGTTCTAAAACCGGAAACGATCAACTACCGTCGATTACGTCCAGAAAAAGATGGTCTATTTTGTGAGGCAATTTTTGGGCCACAGCGTGATTGGCAATGTTACTGTGGAAAATATAAGAATGTCCGTTATAAAGGCATTGTTTGCGATAAATGTGGGGTAGAAGTTACCCGTGCTTCCGTGCGTCGAGAGCGCATGGGGCATATCGAGTTAGCTGCCCCGGTTGCGCATATTTGGTATGCCCGGCGGCTCCCTTCGCATTTAGGGCTATTGCTTGATATTTCTCGCCGCAATCTTGACCGGGTACTCTATTTTGCACAATATGTGGTCACTTATGTGGACGAAGATGCACGCCAGCGCGCCCTGAAGCGCCTGGAAGAAGAATATGCGGGTGGTGGCGGGGATGTCGCTGATGATACCAATACCCATTTAGAAGAATTGAAGCAGGGGCGTGATGATCTTCTTGATGAGCTGAGTGAGCGCGAAGAAGAGATCAAGTTGCGTTACGATGAATTGATTGCTGCTGAACTTGAGCCGATTATGCAAAAGGGGCAGCAGCTTGAAATGGATCTGCAGGAAAAGGTTGGACAGACTGAGCGCCGGGCGATTACCTTCCCGGGGACCGATATTGTAATTGTTGAAGCCGGCGAAGAAATTACCAATCAAAATCTTGGTAGTGTACAGCAGGTTGTAAAAGAGCGTCTCGAAGAAATCGAAAAAGACCTGCGAGAGCAGCGTCAGCGCGAATTGGAACATATCAAGCTGGATATGGCGCGCTTGCGGGCCGAGACAGAACAGAAAATCACCGGTATCCGCAGCGACCTTGAAGATGAAATCGTGGCTTCACGTACGGAGTATCGACGTATGCGCGACGAGTTGATGGATTTACAGCCGCTCACATATATGGGTGAATTGCGTTATCGTGAATTAAAATCGCGTTGGGGCCAGGTTTTCCAGGCCGATATGGGCGCGGAAGCCATTCTTGATATTCTGCGGCGCCTTGATATGGATACTCTGGTCGTTGAATTACGACATACCTTACGTACTTCTGGCAGCAAACAAAAGCGTATGAAGGCCACCCGGCGCTTGAAGATTGCGGAAGCATTTCGGCGCTCTGGCAATAAGCCGGAATGGATGGTGATGACCGTGCTGCCTGTTATTCCGCCCGACCTGCGCCCGATGGTGCAGTTGGATGGTGGCCGTTTCGCAACATCTGATCTGAACGACCTGTATCGCCGTGTGATCAATCGCAATAATCGCCTTAAGCGTTTGCTTGAATTAGGCGCACCAGATGTCATTGTGCGGAATGAAAAGCGTATGCTTCAGGAAGCGGTTGACTCGTTGATTGATAATTCTCAACGTGGCAAAGCGCGTTCGCGACGTGGCCGCCGTGAGTTGAAATCATTGAGCGATATGCTCAAAGGGAAGAAAGGCCGTTTCCGCCGTAACCTGCTAGGGAAGCGCGTGGATTATTCTGGCCGATCGGTGATTGTGGCCGGGCCGAAATTGCATATTCATCAATGTGGTTTGCCCAAAACAATGGCCCTGGAACTGTTCCGCCCCTTTGTGATTTCTCGTTTGGTGCAGAATGGTTATGCCACGAATGTTAAGGGTGCCAAGCGCCTTATTGAGCGCAGCCGCCCCGAAGTATGGGAAGCGCTTGAAGAAGCGATCAAAGAACGTCCTGTATTGCTTAATCGTGCGCCAACGCTGCACCGTTTGGGTATTCAGGCCTTTGAGCCGATTCTTGTTGAAGGCAAGGCGATTCACCTCCACCCCCTAGTTTGTACCGCCTTCAATGCCGATTTTGATGGCGATCAGATGGCGGTTCATGTACCGCTATCCGACAAAGCTGTTGTTGAAGCGCGTACTCTGATGCTATCAAGTCGCAATTTGCTCAAGCCTGCCAGTGGTGAGCCGATTGTTAGCCCCTCCAAGGACATGGTTTTGGGTGTGTATTACCTCACCAAGACAGATAACCGCTCGCATAAAGGTGATGGTAGAGCGTTCTCATCATTTGATGAAGTTGAAATGGTCTACCGTCTCGATCAGGTAGATATCCCGACCGAGATCAAGTTGTACACGAAAACCTGGTACGATGAAGATGGAAGTTGGCTCAAGGAACCGCAAGAGCGGTTGATTGATACAACGGTTGGACGGGTGCTTTTCAATCGGATTTTGCCGGATGGTGTTCACTTTGTCAACGAGACTCTGGAGAAAGGCGGCATCAAGGATTTGATTGCAGACATCTATGAGGTTTGTGGTGAAGAGGCAACCGTTAACGCAGCGGATGCCATCAAGGATATTGGCTTTTCTTATGCCACGCGTTCGGGTTTCACCATTGCAGTCGCCGACATAACCATTCCAGCAAATAAAGAAGAAATTATCAATAAAGCGTTGGAAGAAGTGGAAGTTGTTGAACGAAACTTCCGGCGTGGTTTGCTCACCGAGCAAGAACAACATGAACGCGTGATTGAAGTTTGGCAGAGTACAACATCGAAAGTTGGTAGCGCTGTACGCGAGTATATGGACCCGCACGGTGATTTGGCAACGATGGCAGATTCCGGGGCCACAAAAGGCGGCTTCGGGCAGCTTTCTCAGTTAGCGGGTATGCGCGGCTTGATGGCTGATCCCTCGGGGCGTATTATTCCGTATCCGATTCGTTCAAATTTCCGCGAGGGTTTGACATCCCTTGAATATTTCATCTCCTCTCACGGGGCTCGTAAGGGCCTCGCCGATACTGCGTTACGTACAGCGGATGCCGGGTATCTGACCCGCCGCCTGGTTGACGTCGCTCAGGACCTCATCGTCAATGCTGAAGAGTGTGAAACCACCAATGGGTTTACCCTCCGCCGGGCAGATGACGTTGCCGGTCAGTCTTTTGGCAACCGCTTGTATAGTCGGATTGTCGCGGAACGTGTGATTGATCCCAATACTGGCGAAGTGCTATTGGAATCAGGCGACCTGATTGACCGTGAAGAAACACGCGCAATTGTGAATGCGGGTGTTGAGAGTGTGAAAGTTTACTCGCCATTAACCTGTGAAATGGAGCATGGTGTTTGTGCCCGGTGCTACGGTCTCGATTTGGGGCGCGGGCAAATGGTCGAAATAGGCTCGGCAGTTGGTATTGTAGCGGCTCAATCGATTGGAGAGCCGGGTACACAGTTGACGTTGCGGACATTCCATACCGGTGGTGTAGCCGCAGGTACTGATATTACAACTGGTCTCCCGCGTGTAGAAGAAATCTTCGAGGCCCGTAAAGCCCCGAAAGGCGAAGCAGTGGTTAGTGAGATTGCCGGTGTGGTTAGCATTGAGCAATCAGAGCGTTACGATGATATTCGCATTGTGCGTGTGACGCATAGCGAAATGACGAGTGACGTGTATACCATCGCTGATGGTTGGGAAGTGGTTGTGAAAGATGAAGATGAGATTGACCGTGGGGATGCTGTTTTGGTAAATCTTGAAAATCGCGAAAATATTCTTACCACTGAACACGAAGGCCGGGTACGCATCGAGAATGGAAAAGTGATCGTTTCCCGTGAAATTCGAGATGAAGAAGAATATGAAATCCCCAGCAATGCTCGCCTGACCGTGAAAGAGGGCGAACGCGTTGAACCTGGTCAGTCCCTAACTGAAGGGTCTCTGAACACACACGACTTACTGCGCATTCGCGGTCGCGAAGTTACACAGATGTATCTATTGGCTGAAGTGCAAAACGTATATCGCTCCCAGGGTCAGAATATCCACGACAAGCACTTTGAGGTGATTATTCGCAAGATGATGTCTCGGGTTGTTGTTAGCAATCCGGGCGATAGCGAATACTTGCCAGGCGATGCCGTCAATCGACAAAAATTACTTGAAGGGAATGAGATTTTATTGCAAGAAGGTATGCGCCCCGCGAAGTATAAGGAAATCTTGTTAGGGATCACAAAAGCTTCCTTGAGTACAGATTCTTTCCTCTCGGCGGCATCCTTCCAACACACAATCCGCGTGCTGACACGTGCGGCTGCCAGCGGCGACGAAGATCCGCTGTATGGCTTGAAGGAAAATGTGATCATCGGCAAGTTGATCCCCGCGGGGACTGGTTTTGAACATGGGCCTTTTTCTCCAAAACCGCTGATTGAAGATTATAGTGATCTTCCCATTGCATCTATTGCAGATGAAGAAATGGACGCGATTGAAGATAACCTCGGTGATGATCTGGAGACTGAGATTTTGCCATCGGATTAA